In a single window of the Papaver somniferum cultivar HN1 chromosome 8, ASM357369v1, whole genome shotgun sequence genome:
- the LOC113304249 gene encoding uncharacterized protein LOC113304249, which translates to METRSFAATEGAPSEEIRIPIEQRSFNYDDYCQTIEYGRNFDVYRPLLNAAMDNEWEGAEDFIKSHPDSVEVPITVCGRSALHIAAGAGSSEFVIKLVERMPIEAFELKDNYDGNTALHLAVIAGL; encoded by the exons ATGGAAACCAGGAGTTTTGCTGCCACTGAAGGAGCGCCCTCGGAGGAAATTCGTATTCCTATAGAGCAGCGTAGTTTTAATTACGATGATTACTGTCAGACAATAG AATATGGTAGGAACTTCGATGTATATCGTCCTTTATTAAATGCTGCAATGGATAATGAATGGGAGGGAGCGGAAGATTTCATAAAAAGTCACCCCGATTCAGTGGAAGTTCCGATCACAGTATGCGGAAGGTCTGCATTGCATATTGCAGCTGGTGCAGGAAGCTCAGAGTTCGTAATAAAATTGGTCGAACGCATGCCCATAGAAGCATTTGAATTGAAAGACAATTACGACGGTAATACAGCTCTTCATCTTGCTGTTATTGCTGGGCTTTAA
- the LOC113303408 gene encoding ankyrin repeat-containing protein ITN1-like, with protein MQTEIDWFKKVARRVPPALGKITNDQGETPLEVFTREHKDLAKKAEAYTIRTAESCLMVAALVATVAFAAAFTVPGGNYSDDDATNKGKPIFLGKKSFPLFMVVDALALFSSTFSIQVFLTLFLGGYAEARFDYLVTQKLKIGLFSLRISVTSVIIAFSIALSIILGNRYEWAPYLTGVVACFCCGPSLLILSGLRLKHHIEIRIRRNPAFASLL; from the exons ATGCAAACCGAGATTGATTGGTTTAAG AAAGTGGCGAGGAGGGTACCACCTGCTCTAGGAAAAATAACAAATGATCAAGGAGAAACCCCTCTAGAAGTTTTCACTCGAGAGCACAAGGATTTAGCGAAAAAAGCAGAGGCATACACGATACGTACAGCCGAATCATGTCTAATGGTGGCAGCTCTGGTAGCTACAGTTGCTTTTGCCGCAGCATTCACAGTACCAGGTGGAAATTACAGTGACGATGATGCAACTAACAAAGGAAAGCCAATATTCTTGGGGAAAAAGTCATTTCCTTTATTCATGGTGGTAGATGCTCTAGCTCTCTTTTCTTCAACTTTCTCAATTCAAGTCTTCTTAACCCTTTTCCTAGGGGGTTATGCAGAAGCACGTTTTGACTACTTAGTGACGCAGAAGCTGAAGATCGGTCTTTTCTCTCTTAGAATATCAGTAACTAGTGTGATAATTGCATTTAGCATAGCACTCTCGATCATACTTGGGAATAGATATGAATGGGCTCCGTATCTAACAGGTGTGGTTGCCTGTTTTTGCTGCGGCCCCTCTTTGCTTATTTTGTCGGGGTTACGTTTAAAACACCATATAGAAATTAGAATTCGGAGAAACCCCGCGTTTGCCTCTCTCCTCTAA